A window from Triticum aestivum cultivar Chinese Spring chromosome 6D, IWGSC CS RefSeq v2.1, whole genome shotgun sequence encodes these proteins:
- the LOC123141760 gene encoding probable potassium transporter 16: MAMASARSTLEIVPHSGDLEVPPADVPRQDSLYRDATRPAHGGHHGQDNWVRTLRLGFQCVGILYADLGTSPLYVFSNTFKYGVGHKDDVLGVLSLIIYSFLLFAMVKIIFIALYANDDGDGGTFALYSLISRYARVALIPNQQAEDDLVSSHRHLSATRRRAQWMKNLLETSKPAKLTLFFLTIFATALAISDCMLTPPISVLSAVNGLRLRAPHLTTDQIVWITVGILILFFAVQHLGTDKIGYTFAPLVVVWLLLIAGIGLYNLIKYDIGTLRAFNPKYIFDYFRRNKKKGWVSLGEILLCFTGTEALFADLGYFSIKSIQLSFSFGLLPSVLLTYIGQAAYLRTHMDMTISNAFFNSIPSTLFWPTFVLALLASVIGSQAMVSCAFATMSHLQTLSCFPRVKILHTSRRYSGQLYIPEVNFFLCVASCIVTISFRTTGFIAKAHEICVALVMVITTLLMTIVMLLVWKVNIWWIAAFFVVFMSTETVYLSAVLYKFTQGPYFPLAMSAVLMVIMIVWHYVHVKRYKYELQHTVSPDEVKHLLERHDLKRVPGLGLFYTELVQGIPPIFPHLIEKIPTVHSVIVFISVKHLPIPHVDVQERFLFRQVEPKESMVFRCVARYGYRDTLEMAGDFVATLVEYLQYYVRDLSLYCTAEPLRTSYPSIRIDSFRWEKKPSGRSGHSGHGHGIHAEEMLTPIQSFSELTMHQVGMSNRLPQFQTAKMNLEEMLRIEEDQKVIQREVDNGVVYILGETEVVAKPHSNLLKKIAVNYIFDFLRKNSRKGEKMLSIPRGQLLKVGITYEI, from the exons ATGGCGATGGCCAGCGCGAGGAGCACCCTGGAGATCGTGCCCCACAGCGGCGACCTCGAGGTGCCGCCGGCGGACGTGCCGCGGCAGGACTCGCTCTACCGCGACGCCACCAGGCCCGCGCACGGCGGACACCATGGACAG GACAACTGGGTGAGGACACTGCGGCTGGGCTTCCAGTGCGTGGGGATCCTCTACGCCGACCTCGGGACGTCGCCGCTCTACGTCTTCTCCAACACCTTCAAGTACGGTGTCGGGCACAAGGACGACGTGCTGGGCGTCCTCTCCCTCATCATCTACAGCTTCCTGCTCTTCGCCATGGTCAAGATCATCTTCATCGCGCTCTACGCCAACGACGACGGGGATG GGGGAACGTTCGCGCTCTACTCGCTGATCTCGAGGTACGCGAGGGTGGCGCTGATCCCGAACCAGCAGGCGGAGGACGACCTCGTGTCTAGCCACCGGCATCtgtcggcgacgaggaggagggcgcAGTGGATGAAGAACCTGCTGGAGACGAGCAAGCCGGCCAAGCTCACGCTCTTCTTCCTCACCATCTTCGCCACGGCGCTCGCCATCAGCGACTGCATGCTAACCCCTCCCATCTCCG TACTATCTGCAGTCAACGGTCTGCGACTGAGAGCGCCTCACCTGACAACAG ATCAGATAGTGTGGATCACAGTGGGCATTCTGATATTGTTCTTCGCGGTGCAACACCTCGGGACCGACAAGATCGGTTACACGTTTGCTCCGCTCGTCGTCGTGTGGCTTCTCCTCATCGCCGGTATCGGGCTTTACAACCTGATCAAGTACGATATCGGCACCCTGAGGGCCTTCAACCCCAAGTACATCTTCGACTATTTCCGAAGGAACAAGAAGAAGGGATGGGTTTCGCTCGGTGAAATCCTTCTTTGCTTTACAG GCACGGAAGCCCTCTTTGCTGATCTAGGTTACTTCAGCATAAAGTCAATTCAG CTGAGCTTTAGCTTTGGCTTACTCCCCTCCGTGTTGCTCACTTATATTGGGCAAGCAGCTTACCTCCGGACGCACATGGACATGACAATATCCAACGCTTTCTTCAATTCCATTCCAA GCACTTTGTTCTGGCCGACGTTCGTCCTCGCGCTTCTGGCTTCGGTCATCGGAAGCCAAGCCATGGTCTCATGCGCCTTCGCGACTATGTCACATCTGCAAACACTTAGCTGCTTCCCGAGGGTGAAGATACTGCACACGTCAAGGCGTTACTCGGGCCAACTCTACATCCCTGAAGTCAACTTCTTCCTCTGCGTGGCTTCTTGTATCGTCACCATAAGCTTCAGGACAACCGGTTTCATCGCCAAAGCACATG AGATCTGTGTGGCTCTTGTGATGGTGATCACGACGCTGTTGATGACGATCGTGATGCTCCTGGTGTGGAAGGTGAACATCTGGTGGATCGCCGCCTTCTTCGTCGTCTTCATGTCCACAGAGACCGTCTACCTGTCGGCGGTGCTGTACAAGTTCACCCAGGGCCCCTACTTCCCGCTGGCCATGTCGGCGGTGCTCATGGTGATCATGATCGTGTGGCACTACGTGCACGTGAAGCGGTACAAGTACGAGCTCCAGCACACGGTGTCGCCCGACGAGGTGAAGCACCTTCTCGAGCGCCACGACCTCAAGCGGGTCCCGGGGCTCGGCCTCTTCTACACGGAGCTGGTGCAGGGCATCCCGCCCATCTTCCCCCACCTCATCGAGAAGATCCCCACCGTCCACTCCGTCATCGTCTTCATCTCCGTCAAGCACCTGCCCATCCCGCACGTCGACGTTCAGGAGCGCTTCCTCTTCCGGCAAGTGGAACCCAAGGAGAGCATGGTGTTCCGGTGCGTCGCTCGGTACGGCTACCGGGACACCCTCGAGATGGCCGGTGACTTCGTGGCCACCCTCGTCGAGTACCTCCAGTACTATGTCCGGGACCTCAGCCTCTACTGTACGGCCGAGCCTCTCAGGACAAGCTACCCTAGCATTCGGATCGATAGCTTTAGATGGGAGAAGAAGCCCTCGGGGCGCTCGGGGCACTCGGGGCATGGCCATGGCATCCATGCCGAGGAGATGCTTACACCAATCCAGTCCTTCTCTGAGCTCACAATGCATCAAGTTGGTATGAGCAACCGGCTGCCGCAATTTCAG ACGGCCAAGATGAACCTAGAGGAGATGCTAAGAATAGAGGAGGACCAAAAGGTGATCCAACGGGAGGTGGATAATGGTGTGGTGTACATACTTGGGGAGACTGAAGTGGTGGCCAAGCCTCACTCCAACCTCCTTAAAAAGATTGCCGTAAACTACA